One part of the Phragmites australis chromosome 3, lpPhrAust1.1, whole genome shotgun sequence genome encodes these proteins:
- the LOC133910487 gene encoding uncharacterized protein LOC133910487: protein MAGASDAMKPERFVAASIIAKLPASWRDFATSLKHKREEISTEDLIIVLDVEEKARAKDMPSTSAVAENGANANSIEKKLYDKNKGKLQDGGKTKKTTNSKTREDGYLNKKVVNVTLTTAAMRPNLMGMGAWSSSVLVGNGSATSILGVGTVELKLNLGKIVHLKNVQHAPIINRNFISGSLL, encoded by the exons ATGGCTGGTGCTTCGGATGCAATGAAACCTGAGAG GTTTGTGGCAGCGAGCATTATTGCCAAACTTCCTGCATCATGGAGGGATTTTGCCACTAGCCTGAAACACAAGAGGGAAGAGATCTCCACCGAGGATTTGATTATAGTCCTCGATGTGGAGGAAAAGGCAAGAGCAAAGGACATGCCGAGTACATCCGCAGTAGCGGAAAATGGTGCTAATGCAAACAGCATAGAGAAAAAATTGTACGACAAGAACAAGGGCAAGTTGCAGGATGGTGGAAAGACAAAGAAAACCACTAACAGtaaaactagagaagatgggtATCTAAACAAGAAGGTTGTGAATGTTACATTGACAACAGCGGCAATGAGACCAAATCTTATGGGTATG GGAGCGTGGTCTTCCTCCGTCCTGGTGGGAAACGGATCTGCTACTTCTATTCTTGGTGTTGGTACTGTCGAACTGAAGCTCAATTTAGGGAAGATTGTCCATTTGAAGAACGTGCAGCATGCTCCAATAATAAACAGGAACTTTATTAGTGGTTCTTTACTTTGA